A window of the Candidatus Woesearchaeota archaeon genome harbors these coding sequences:
- a CDS encoding M20/M25/M40 family metallo-hydrolase, translating to MGDRPIPRAAGPNWVPEDTPIEDYERQALEEVLDRDGVALDRKLGEYVKKQLPVYQAQLEGAIKIRSESADSEHRQNLQRILDYMNGILTSYGFSVTTVPNHGFPVLVAKHASGNPNAKKLLIYNHMDVQPPGDLTAWTDLDKYGMKDPFDAKTKEGITKGRGATDDKGPALCIAHALNFLRTHEYTIPDVTWVLETQEEDGSKTFPRFMAEHGDLVGKPDVLLVSDTTFEGHLPAVSYGLRGLVDGDITLVDTNKSNKRNLVEVLDYKGGVEDFNKFSTIIPANGLVKLRVESSVKDDFLTYVRAQNLPIEIREEGDSLELKLEMGSSNVHSGIFGGIAVNPLTKLAYIVGSYLESKKADTDEMNALTKFSVLVTRTLENAVADKPQRIAVPGFYDGVEEVSAVEMDSIRQLAAEVDLTKDLDANGIKVVYTNDGVDQRVYSWTKPTFEVHGFSSKTEDGKTQRRMKVSFRLVDQQDPAAIAESYAKLAKSVDNTVEIQLEGTKAFKTDPNNPYVTLAREAYKSAFGTKAVLNRCGGTIGTMVVLQEAFPGLPVVLAGLSLLSDGYHKPNEEFRLEQASNGIETMARLIRSYEKME from the coding sequence ATGGGTGATAGGCCTATTCCTCGGGCAGCAGGTCCTAATTGGGTACCTGAAGATACACCAATTGAAGATTATGAAAGACAAGCTTTAGAAGAAGTATTAGACCGAGATGGTGTTGCTCTTGATAGGAAGCTTGGTGAATACGTCAAAAAACAATTGCCTGTTTATCAAGCACAATTAGAAGGAGCAATTAAGATACGATCAGAAAGCGCAGATTCAGAACATAGACAAAATTTACAAAGAATTCTTGATTATATGAACGGCATATTAACAAGTTATGGATTTTCTGTAACAACAGTTCCTAATCATGGTTTTCCTGTGCTTGTTGCTAAACACGCATCTGGTAATCCTAATGCAAAAAAACTTCTTATTTACAATCACATGGATGTTCAACCTCCTGGTGATTTAACTGCATGGACTGATCTTGACAAATACGGAATGAAAGATCCATTTGACGCAAAAACAAAAGAGGGTATTACAAAAGGAAGAGGAGCAACAGATGACAAAGGACCAGCGCTTTGCATAGCACATGCGCTTAACTTTTTAAGAACTCACGAATACACTATACCTGATGTAACATGGGTGCTTGAAACACAGGAAGAAGACGGCAGTAAGACATTTCCAAGATTCATGGCAGAACATGGAGATTTAGTAGGAAAACCTGACGTTCTTTTAGTTTCTGATACAACCTTTGAAGGTCATTTACCTGCAGTAAGTTACGGTTTAAGAGGTTTAGTTGACGGTGATATAACATTAGTCGATACTAATAAAAGTAATAAAAGAAATCTTGTTGAAGTTCTTGATTACAAAGGTGGTGTTGAAGATTTCAATAAATTTAGTACTATTATTCCAGCAAATGGTTTAGTTAAATTAAGAGTTGAATCATCAGTTAAAGATGATTTTTTAACCTATGTAAGAGCGCAAAATCTTCCGATTGAAATCAGAGAAGAAGGAGATTCACTTGAATTAAAACTTGAAATGGGTTCTTCAAATGTGCATTCAGGTATTTTTGGCGGCATTGCAGTTAATCCATTAACAAAATTAGCATACATCGTTGGTTCTTATCTTGAATCTAAAAAAGCAGATACTGATGAAATGAATGCATTAACTAAATTTTCAGTCTTAGTTACAAGAACATTAGAAAATGCAGTTGCTGATAAACCTCAAAGAATTGCTGTTCCTGGTTTTTATGATGGTGTAGAAGAAGTAAGCGCTGTTGAAATGGATTCAATAAGACAACTTGCAGCAGAAGTTGATTTAACAAAAGATCTAGACGCAAATGGTATAAAAGTTGTTTATACAAATGATGGCGTTGACCAAAGAGTATATTCATGGACGAAACCAACATTTGAAGTGCATGGTTTTTCATCAAAAACAGAAGATGGAAAAACACAGCGAAGAATGAAGGTAAGTTTTAGATTAGTTGATCAGCAGGACCCTGCTGCAATAGCTGAAAGTTACGCAAAACTTGCAAAATCTGTTGACAATACAGTAGAAATACAACTTGAAGGAACAAAAGCGTTTAAAACTGACCCAAATAATCCCTATGTTACTTTAGCAAGAGAAGCTTACAAATCTGCTTTTGGAACCAAAGCAGTGTTAAATAGATGTGGCGGTACTATTGGAACAATGGTAGTTTTACAAGAAGCATTTCCAGGACTTCCAGTAGTTTTAGCAGGGTTAAGTTTATTATCTGACGGTTACCATAAACCAAATGAAGAATTCAGACTTGAACAAGCTAGTAACGGAATAGAAACCATGGCACGATTAATTCGTAGTTATGAAAAAATGGAATAA
- a CDS encoding DNA polymerase II: MHGFVVYPTYRIIENKAYVYLFGRLENGESFLTINLFKPYFWIKKTDLNKAQELGKGASKFEVEEPLPCFKNFQGEEVVKIILNIPKEVPELRKLFNENTIVCYEADIRFPYRFMIDKGIKGIMNIEGNFKQGHFVSRIYEEPALTQTEHYEVKLKTLSIDIETKGDASEIYSIAWYVKNELAELSEVLMVSAKEVTSTTKVTVCKDEKTLLETFFERIKTIDPDFITGWNIIDFDLAVIKKQADKYKIPFILGRAEWASTIKIYDDFFKSSDADVAGRQVLDGIELLKGAFIKLNDYKLDTAAGEILGRKKTEQFINKRLEIETMYQHDKERLAVYNQEDTRLVIEILEKKNLLNLTIQRSLLTGMQPDRVSSSIASLDNLYLRETMKRLLVCPTASFSDREERIKGGFVRDPDPGIYEFIIVLDFKSLYPSIIRTFNIDPYSFDKNGTILAPNGARFRNENGILPMIIERLWRMRDEAKKRKDDVASYAIKITMNSFFGCLANPHCRFYSIELGNAITHFGQQIVKETADRVEEMGYKVVYGDTDSIFVLSKADNYQEAETIALKIQDFINEYFEGKVKDLYDRPSFLELEFDKVFKKFILPKIRGSELGAKKRYAGLVLEEDGKEEMTFTGLEFVRRDWTDLAKEFQMEILKRIFKNEEIQEYVKQFVKEVKEGKHDKLLIYRKAIRKDVKEYTKTTPPHVKAARLLGTELESTIIEYVITTEGPEPIQKQKNKIDYDHYIEKQLKPIADSVLVFFDTNFDELTTKKKQKTLFNY, from the coding sequence ATGCATGGATTTGTCGTATACCCAACGTATAGAATAATAGAAAATAAAGCATATGTTTATTTATTTGGAAGATTAGAAAATGGAGAGTCTTTCTTAACGATTAATCTTTTCAAGCCTTATTTTTGGATTAAAAAAACCGATCTCAACAAAGCGCAGGAATTAGGCAAGGGTGCAAGTAAATTTGAAGTTGAAGAACCATTGCCTTGTTTCAAAAATTTCCAGGGAGAAGAGGTAGTAAAGATTATTCTTAATATTCCCAAAGAAGTTCCAGAATTAAGAAAACTCTTCAACGAAAATACAATTGTTTGCTACGAAGCTGATATCAGATTTCCGTATAGATTTATGATCGATAAAGGCATTAAAGGAATTATGAACATTGAAGGCAACTTCAAACAAGGCCATTTTGTCAGCAGAATTTATGAAGAACCTGCATTAACTCAGACAGAACATTATGAAGTGAAACTCAAAACATTATCTATTGACATTGAAACAAAAGGCGATGCTTCTGAAATTTATTCGATTGCATGGTATGTAAAAAATGAACTAGCTGAGCTATCCGAAGTATTAATGGTAAGCGCTAAAGAAGTAACATCAACAACAAAAGTAACCGTATGCAAAGATGAGAAGACCTTGCTTGAAACATTTTTTGAAAGAATAAAAACTATTGACCCTGATTTCATCACTGGCTGGAATATTATTGATTTTGATCTCGCAGTAATTAAAAAGCAAGCTGATAAATATAAAATTCCATTTATATTAGGAAGAGCAGAATGGGCTTCAACAATTAAGATATATGATGATTTTTTCAAAAGCTCGGATGCAGATGTTGCAGGAAGACAAGTATTAGATGGAATTGAATTGTTAAAAGGAGCATTTATTAAATTAAATGATTATAAACTCGATACTGCAGCAGGAGAAATTCTTGGAAGAAAAAAAACAGAGCAATTCATTAACAAAAGACTGGAAATAGAAACCATGTATCAGCATGACAAAGAACGGCTTGCTGTTTATAATCAAGAAGATACTCGATTAGTAATAGAAATCCTTGAGAAAAAGAATCTCCTTAATTTGACCATTCAGCGTTCACTATTAACAGGGATGCAGCCTGATCGCGTGAGCTCTTCAATTGCATCATTGGATAATCTCTACCTGCGGGAAACTATGAAGAGACTGCTCGTTTGCCCAACCGCATCGTTCTCTGATAGAGAAGAACGGATTAAAGGTGGTTTTGTCCGTGATCCTGATCCTGGAATTTATGAATTTATTATCGTCCTTGACTTCAAAAGTCTGTATCCAAGTATTATTAGAACATTTAATATTGACCCTTATTCATTTGATAAAAACGGCACCATTCTTGCACCTAATGGTGCGAGATTTAGAAATGAAAATGGTATTTTACCGATGATTATCGAGAGATTATGGCGGATGAGGGATGAAGCAAAAAAGAGAAAAGATGATGTTGCAAGTTATGCTATTAAAATCACGATGAATTCTTTTTTTGGATGCTTAGCCAACCCTCATTGCAGATTTTACAGTATTGAATTAGGCAATGCAATTACTCATTTTGGCCAGCAGATTGTCAAAGAAACAGCTGATCGCGTAGAAGAAATGGGATATAAAGTAGTATATGGGGATACCGATTCCATTTTTGTCCTCTCAAAAGCAGACAACTATCAAGAGGCAGAAACAATTGCGTTAAAGATACAGGATTTTATTAATGAATATTTTGAAGGTAAAGTTAAAGATTTATACGATAGACCTTCGTTTTTAGAACTAGAATTTGACAAAGTATTCAAGAAATTTATTCTTCCAAAAATACGCGGTTCAGAGTTAGGGGCAAAAAAAAGATACGCTGGTCTTGTTCTTGAAGAAGATGGAAAAGAAGAAATGACATTTACTGGATTGGAATTTGTAAGAAGAGATTGGACAGATTTAGCTAAAGAATTTCAAATGGAAATCTTAAAGCGAATTTTCAAGAATGAAGAAATTCAAGAATATGTAAAACAATTTGTTAAAGAAGTTAAAGAAGGAAAGCATGATAAGTTATTAATCTACAGAAAAGCAATCAGAAAAGACGTCAAAGAATACACCAAGACAACACCCCCTCATGTTAAAGCAGCGCGATTATTAGGTACTGAATTAGAATCAACAATTATAGAATATGTTATCACCACTGAAGGCCCTGAACCAATACAAAAACAAAAAAACAAAATTGATTACGATCATTATATTGAAAAACAATTAAAGCCAATAGCAGATTCAGTATTAGTATTTTTTGATACCAATTTCGATGAATTAACAACTAAAAAGAAACAAAAGACATTGTTTAATTATTAA
- a CDS encoding ribonuclease H-like domain-containing protein yields MIEKSFIILPKVGAKKEQELWKAHINTWQDFMRAQKIPLISSEKKQFFDRFLKQAINQLHEYNAEFFRPLLPTTETWRLYEHFKEDACFLDIETSGQNGYITVVGVYDGYETKTLIKGKSLYPELIKKVLQPYKLIITFNGSTFDLPMLEKFAPNMIPNIPHIDLRHCCAKLDLTGGLKHIEEKLNIHRPLHLKGYGGDHAIDLWRAYIASGREEYLNRLVEYNNEDTINLKPLAEYCYKELKKKILITCT; encoded by the coding sequence ATGATAGAAAAATCATTCATAATATTGCCCAAAGTAGGAGCTAAAAAAGAGCAAGAACTATGGAAAGCTCATATTAACACATGGCAGGATTTTATGCGAGCGCAGAAAATTCCTTTAATCAGCAGTGAAAAAAAACAATTTTTTGACAGATTTTTAAAGCAGGCTATTAACCAGTTGCATGAGTATAATGCAGAATTCTTCCGTCCACTATTGCCAACAACAGAAACCTGGCGCTTGTACGAGCATTTTAAAGAGGATGCTTGTTTTTTGGATATTGAAACTTCAGGTCAAAACGGCTACATCACAGTGGTAGGTGTTTATGATGGTTATGAAACAAAAACCCTCATCAAAGGAAAGAGCCTTTATCCTGAATTGATTAAAAAAGTGCTTCAGCCATACAAGCTAATCATTACATTTAATGGCTCAACATTTGATCTTCCAATGCTGGAGAAATTTGCTCCAAATATGATCCCAAATATTCCTCATATAGATCTTCGTCATTGTTGTGCAAAATTAGATTTAACCGGTGGTTTAAAACATATAGAAGAAAAACTCAATATTCACCGGCCATTGCACCTGAAAGGTTATGGAGGAGATCATGCAATTGACCTTTGGCGCGCATACATAGCTTCAGGAAGAGAAGAGTATCTTAACAGACTAGTTGAATACAACAATGAGGATACTATTAATCTCAAGCCACTTGCAGAATACTGTTATAAAGAATTGAAAAAAAAGATATTAATAACCTGTACGTAA
- a CDS encoding AAA family ATPase, producing MQYKIVAIVGMPGSGKTEASRFIELAGFYRIRFGDITDEHIKKNNLEHNEENERRIREFLRKKEGNAGYAKLNLERIEKSIQTSHVVIDGMYSWEEYLFLKERFNEHLIVLGLYAPPAVRHVRLNTRSIRPLTQEEAISRDISQIEKLNQAGPIVMADHMIINTKTLFDLRDEVNRFLQLFV from the coding sequence ATGCAGTACAAAATTGTTGCTATTGTTGGGATGCCAGGTTCAGGAAAAACTGAAGCTTCTCGATTTATTGAATTAGCAGGATTTTACCGAATCAGATTTGGCGATATCACTGATGAACATATCAAAAAAAACAATCTTGAACATAATGAAGAAAATGAAAGACGAATACGAGAATTCTTGAGAAAAAAAGAAGGCAATGCAGGTTATGCAAAATTAAATCTTGAGCGTATTGAAAAATCTATTCAAACAAGCCATGTAGTTATTGATGGCATGTACAGTTGGGAAGAATATCTTTTTTTAAAAGAAAGATTTAATGAACATCTTATCGTGCTTGGACTGTATGCTCCACCAGCAGTGCGGCATGTGAGATTAAACACAAGATCAATACGACCATTAACTCAGGAAGAAGCTATAAGCCGCGATATAAGTCAAATTGAAAAGCTTAATCAAGCCGGACCAATTGTTATGGCAGATCATATGATTATAAATACAAAAACACTGTTTGATTTGCGTGATGAAGTTAACAGATTTTTACAACTTTTTGTTTAG
- a CDS encoding deoxynucleoside kinase, which yields MKGVFIMVDGLDGSGKGTIVTALKEHLEQQGKSVFDLREFWQLKNEIPTEQMLADYQVIISSEPTHSMIGKVIREEIIQENGREYSGLSTAHAFSLDREILYKKLIIPSLQSGKIIIQERGVITSLVYQPVQHEKLSLMEIINLPGNKLALKHAPHLLIVTVVDPDTSMKRLDNRSKKDNAIFEKIVFQRKIAERYQSDWLKKLFESHGSKVVYLDTNTDDISGTCNKAIQLVAEVLA from the coding sequence ATGAAAGGCGTATTCATTATGGTTGATGGATTGGATGGCAGTGGTAAAGGCACTATTGTTACTGCGTTAAAAGAGCATCTTGAACAGCAGGGAAAATCAGTCTTTGACTTGCGCGAGTTCTGGCAACTTAAAAATGAAATTCCTACAGAACAAATGCTCGCTGATTATCAAGTCATTATTAGCTCAGAGCCAACGCATTCGATGATTGGCAAGGTTATACGTGAAGAAATTATTCAAGAAAATGGACGAGAGTACTCTGGCTTAAGCACAGCTCATGCTTTTTCCTTAGACCGGGAAATTCTCTATAAAAAATTGATCATACCTAGCTTGCAATCAGGAAAAATAATTATTCAAGAGCGAGGTGTTATTACTTCTCTTGTTTATCAACCTGTCCAGCATGAAAAATTATCTTTGATGGAAATTATCAACTTGCCTGGCAACAAATTAGCTTTAAAACATGCACCTCATCTGTTAATCGTTACTGTTGTGGATCCTGATACTAGCATGAAGCGATTAGATAATCGATCTAAGAAAGATAATGCTATATTTGAAAAAATTGTTTTTCAGCGAAAAATTGCTGAACGCTATCAAAGTGACTGGCTTAAGAAGTTGTTCGAAAGCCATGGAAGCAAAGTCGTTTATCTTGACACGAATACTGATGATATCTCAGGAACCTGCAACAAAGCTATACAATTGGTTGCTGAAGTTCTTGCATAA
- a CDS encoding radical SAM protein: MLAYIKEIIPINVEWSEHMCLAVYFSGSNFNAGWLADKNLNTINNEIFAKDIKEIKREIETQAVGMDTVILTGGEPCLQRLALLSIAKIIKEKNLKCGLETNGTKPDIIKALFEEKLIDFLIINLNSTFVPELFEKITKSRSFFITSETIIHDIKKTLEITKSANIPLEIRTTIIPTLLYKKEDVLEIAKELKDIDCIWKLKKFTNAEKLMDKRFQALNPPSDQFLEDLREVCLRNYPQLRIEIMQELQQPIV, translated from the coding sequence ATGCTGGCATATATCAAAGAGATCATTCCTATTAATGTGGAGTGGTCAGAACATATGTGCTTAGCAGTATATTTTTCTGGATCTAATTTTAACGCTGGATGGCTAGCTGACAAGAATTTGAACACTATTAATAATGAGATATTTGCAAAAGATATTAAAGAAATTAAAAGAGAAATTGAAACACAAGCAGTTGGCATGGATACCGTAATACTAACTGGTGGAGAACCATGTTTGCAGAGACTAGCGCTGTTGAGTATTGCTAAAATAATTAAAGAGAAAAATTTAAAATGTGGTTTAGAAACAAATGGAACAAAGCCCGATATCATCAAAGCTCTTTTTGAAGAAAAATTAATTGATTTTTTGATAATTAATCTAAATAGTACTTTTGTACCTGAACTCTTTGAAAAAATAACAAAGTCAAGAAGTTTTTTTATCACTTCTGAAACAATCATACATGATATTAAAAAAACATTAGAGATAACAAAGAGTGCAAATATTCCTCTTGAAATAAGAACAACAATTATTCCAACATTGCTTTATAAAAAAGAAGATGTGCTGGAGATAGCAAAAGAATTAAAGGATATTGACTGCATTTGGAAGTTAAAGAAATTTACAAACGCTGAAAAACTCATGGATAAGCGGTTTCAAGCGCTAAATCCTCCTTCAGATCAATTTCTCGAAGATTTGCGTGAAGTATGTTTACGGAATTATCCGCAATTGAGAATTGAGATTATGCAAGAACTTCAGCAACCAATTGTATAG
- the dut gene encoding dUTP diphosphatase yields the protein MKVLITRLDKELPIPHYKHDGDAGMDIYSREDVVLEPGQFKMVPTGLKIAVPFGYEVQVRPRSGLAAKHGISIVNTPGTVDCGYRGEIAAILINHGKEAFHVKRAERIAQIVINKVEIVEVEESEILPDSTRGEGGFGSTGRK from the coding sequence ATGAAAGTGCTTATCACAAGACTTGACAAAGAGCTGCCTATTCCTCATTATAAGCATGACGGAGACGCAGGCATGGATATTTACAGCAGAGAAGACGTTGTTCTCGAACCTGGTCAATTTAAAATGGTGCCTACGGGATTAAAAATTGCAGTGCCTTTTGGCTATGAAGTCCAAGTTCGCCCGCGGAGTGGATTGGCTGCAAAGCACGGCATTTCTATCGTCAACACGCCAGGAACCGTTGATTGTGGTTATCGGGGAGAAATCGCAGCAATTCTCATTAACCATGGAAAAGAAGCATTTCACGTTAAAAGAGCTGAAAGAATTGCTCAAATAGTTATTAACAAAGTAGAAATTGTTGAAGTAGAAGAATCTGAAATCTTGCCCGATTCAACACGAGGAGAAGGAGGATTCGGCAGTACAGGAAGAAAATAA
- a CDS encoding citryl-CoA lyase — protein MPEQKEKVWKTNISGQVDNELIIHGYKLTDMIQKLNFTQAIFLMLQGKLPSKKEELIFNTILVATIDHGIGTPSTTVARTVRSCGNPLNTSIAAGILAQGDLHGGALEQAMEMIKSAIEQNKTAKEIVADALKNKKLLYGFGHKICKGSDPRTTAILEVLKKQKAISKYVSFAVEMEKEIEKQKGIKIPLNIDGINAAVALDLGFQPEMGKALFIIPRVAGLAAHCIEEGKQKTLRRLSPEEYEYTGMIRKKL, from the coding sequence ATGCCAGAACAAAAAGAAAAAGTATGGAAAACCAATATATCAGGACAAGTAGACAATGAACTCATCATTCATGGGTACAAATTAACTGATATGATTCAAAAACTGAATTTCACCCAAGCCATATTTCTCATGTTACAGGGAAAACTTCCTTCAAAAAAAGAAGAATTAATTTTCAACACAATCCTTGTTGCCACCATTGATCATGGCATAGGCACTCCTTCAACAACAGTTGCAAGAACAGTTCGTTCATGCGGCAATCCTTTAAACACGAGCATCGCTGCAGGAATACTAGCGCAAGGTGATCTTCATGGAGGAGCATTAGAACAAGCAATGGAAATGATAAAAAGTGCTATAGAACAAAACAAAACAGCAAAAGAAATAGTCGCAGATGCTTTAAAAAATAAAAAACTACTCTATGGTTTTGGACATAAAATATGCAAAGGTTCAGATCCAAGAACAACAGCTATTCTTGAAGTCCTTAAAAAACAAAAAGCAATCAGCAAATATGTTTCATTTGCTGTAGAAATGGAAAAAGAGATAGAAAAACAAAAAGGCATTAAAATTCCCTTGAATATTGATGGTATTAATGCTGCTGTCGCTTTAGACCTTGGCTTTCAGCCTGAAATGGGGAAAGCATTATTCATCATACCACGAGTGGCAGGATTAGCAGCTCATTGTATTGAAGAAGGGAAACAAAAAACATTGAGAAGATTGTCACCTGAAGAATACGAATATACAGGAATGATAAGAAAAAAGTTATAA
- a CDS encoding CoA-binding protein: MAILIDENTQVLIQGITGNEGSRAADVMLKYNTKVVCGVTPGKGGQQVQGVPVYNSIKEALTKHPQVNASVIFVPPKFAKAAMLEAIENKIPLIDVITEFIPLHDVAYCLAKAKENKVTIIGPANVGIISPGKCKIGSIGGETNKAYTPGTIGVISKSGGMSSETAYIFKLAGMGQSTVISIGGDVLNGFSFKDALALFEKDPETKAVVMFGEIGGTYEEEAAEFINAGGFTKPCAAFISGKFAATLPDVTLGHAGAIIEQGKGTREAKIKALQDAGVMIAEVHHELVDLVKKALKI; the protein is encoded by the coding sequence ATGGCAATCTTAATTGATGAAAACACACAAGTTTTGATACAAGGCATTACCGGCAATGAAGGAAGCCGGGCTGCCGATGTAATGTTAAAATACAACACTAAAGTAGTCTGCGGAGTAACACCAGGCAAAGGCGGACAGCAAGTGCAGGGAGTTCCAGTATATAATTCTATTAAAGAAGCTTTAACAAAACATCCTCAAGTAAATGCAAGCGTTATTTTTGTGCCGCCAAAATTTGCAAAAGCAGCCATGCTTGAAGCAATAGAAAACAAAATACCATTGATAGATGTGATTACTGAATTTATTCCGTTGCATGACGTTGCTTATTGCCTGGCAAAAGCAAAAGAAAACAAAGTAACCATTATTGGTCCAGCCAATGTAGGCATCATATCGCCAGGAAAATGCAAGATTGGTTCAATTGGCGGAGAAACAAACAAAGCATACACGCCTGGAACTATTGGTGTTATTTCTAAATCAGGCGGTATGTCATCAGAAACAGCATATATTTTCAAACTAGCTGGCATGGGACAATCAACCGTCATAAGCATTGGCGGAGATGTTCTTAATGGCTTCAGTTTCAAAGATGCCCTTGCACTATTTGAAAAAGATCCAGAAACAAAAGCAGTCGTTATGTTCGGTGAAATTGGTGGAACATACGAAGAAGAAGCTGCCGAATTTATCAACGCAGGCGGTTTTACAAAACCATGCGCAGCATTTATCTCAGGAAAATTCGCAGCAACCTTACCAGACGTCACATTAGGTCATGCAGGAGCAATCATTGAACAAGGCAAAGGCACAAGAGAAGCTAAAATCAAAGCATTGCAGGATGCTGGTGTCATGATTGCCGAAGTCCATCATGAATTGGTTGATTTAGTAAAGAAAGCGTTAAAAATATAA
- a CDS encoding succinate--CoA ligase subunit beta: MKLYEFEGKLLYHEAGIPIPKGEVIENLNQISNIDKPVAIKAQTLAGKRGKAGAIKFAATKQEAKKYAEQMLNKVILNETVKKVLIEEKLEIAEEYYLGIIFSQEERSPVFLLSKFGGIDIEDVAQKDIIKHTINMLKGFTEDEAKQMLKKAGIKLPELPAIMTKLYHAFTSNDMKMCEINPLILTKDNKLVAADAVVVLDDSSQFRWKHQFPERVGIGREKTELEKAANAIDKDDYRGVAGKTFIELDGDIGMLSIGGGASMACIDALISYGGKPANFTEFSGNPSAEKVEKLTRVVLAKPHLNGLWIVGVTANFTRIDITFQGIANALKDIKPKFPIVVRRGGPYEKEGFAILRQTAKECNLDLSIYDDTTPMTLSGKIIVDKVNEYKNKIKKLKK, translated from the coding sequence ATGAAGTTATATGAATTTGAAGGAAAATTATTGTACCATGAAGCTGGAATTCCTATTCCAAAAGGAGAAGTAATTGAAAATCTCAATCAGATTTCTAACATCGACAAACCTGTTGCAATAAAAGCCCAGACATTGGCAGGAAAAAGGGGCAAAGCAGGCGCAATAAAATTTGCTGCAACAAAACAAGAAGCAAAAAAGTATGCTGAGCAAATGCTCAATAAAGTAATCTTAAATGAAACAGTAAAAAAAGTGCTTATTGAAGAAAAATTAGAAATAGCTGAAGAATATTATCTCGGTATTATTTTCAGCCAGGAAGAACGCTCCCCTGTTTTCTTGCTGAGTAAATTTGGCGGCATTGATATCGAAGATGTTGCTCAAAAAGATATTATCAAACACACGATTAACATGCTAAAAGGCTTCACCGAAGATGAGGCAAAACAAATGCTAAAAAAAGCAGGAATAAAACTTCCTGAACTTCCAGCAATAATGACTAAATTATATCACGCATTTACGAGCAATGATATGAAAATGTGCGAGATTAATCCTTTAATTCTAACAAAAGATAATAAATTAGTAGCAGCTGATGCTGTCGTTGTATTGGATGATTCTAGCCAATTCAGATGGAAGCATCAATTTCCAGAACGAGTAGGCATTGGGAGAGAAAAAACAGAACTGGAAAAAGCAGCAAATGCCATTGACAAAGATGATTATCGAGGAGTTGCCGGCAAAACATTTATTGAGTTGGATGGCGACATAGGAATGCTGTCGATTGGTGGCGGAGCATCAATGGCATGTATTGATGCTTTAATTAGTTATGGCGGCAAGCCAGCTAATTTTACTGAGTTTTCAGGCAATCCTTCAGCAGAAAAAGTGGAAAAATTAACCCGAGTAGTTCTTGCAAAGCCACATTTAAACGGCTTATGGATTGTAGGAGTAACGGCAAACTTCACCAGAATAGATATTACCTTTCAAGGAATTGCCAATGCATTGAAAGACATAAAACCAAAATTCCCCATTGTTGTCAGAAGAGGAGGTCCTTATGAAAAAGAAGGATTCGCCATTTTGAGACAGACGGCAAAAGAGTGCAATTTAGACCTCAGCATTTACGACGATACAACACCAATGACTCTCTCAGGTAAAATAATAGTTGATAAAGTTAATGAATATAAAAACAAAATTAAAAAGTTGAAAAAGTAA
- a CDS encoding GNAT family N-acetyltransferase, protein MAIKIILRKVQLEECLNINKLIPEFNKEKYSYEYFARRCKGKKPFLFAAYAGKKPVGYMINYDKYNDSSFYCWMTGVIPQYRNKGVLKKMMAFLEKEAKRQGYTSIKLTTRNIRRNMLAYLVKYNYNIVDFAVQPKINRNKSIWEKKID, encoded by the coding sequence ATGGCAATAAAAATAATCCTAAGAAAAGTGCAGCTTGAAGAATGTTTGAATATTAACAAATTAATTCCTGAGTTTAACAAAGAAAAATATTCTTATGAATACTTCGCAAGACGTTGTAAAGGAAAAAAACCGTTTCTATTCGCAGCGTATGCAGGGAAAAAACCAGTAGGCTACATGATAAATTATGATAAATATAATGATAGTTCATTCTATTGCTGGATGACAGGTGTTATTCCTCAATATCGAAACAAAGGAGTACTTAAAAAGATGATGGCATTCTTGGAAAAAGAAGCGAAAAGACAAGGTTATACAAGTATTAAATTAACGACAAGGAACATCCGGAGAAATATGTTGGCATATTTGGTGAAATATAATTATAATATTGTTGATTTTGCAGTGCAGCCTAAAATCAATCGCAATAAAAGCATTTGGGAAAAGAAAATAGATTAA